A window of Tautonia plasticadhaerens contains these coding sequences:
- a CDS encoding PVC-type heme-binding CxxCH protein, with protein MAMPRYLVAGLLTPLALSAAPLAADDLSDRLRVPPGFSVERVAGEPLIRFPMFAAWDDRGRLYVAESSGNDLYEELSVQARNCRVTRLEDRDGDGRFDHAEVFADDLVFPMGLAWRDGALYVADPPDLVAFVDRDGDGRADDRTAILGGFGHRDNGSLHGLIFGPDDRLYMTMGNPDGYRLHRADGTVLAGTNGALLRCNPDGSGPEVVSRGFTNLVEVAFLPDGSIIGTDNWFQDPSGGLRDALVHLVEGALYPQNSYTDETFHVVTGEPLPPVSLLPVTGISGVARLRGPMWPEAMRGDLLSAQHNTRKVARHVLVRRGSTKSSRDASFLTTDDPDFHPSDVLEDADGSLLVIDTGAWYVQHCPTGKIRPTRAPGGIYRVRHETPRSAPSDPWGLALDWDGATEAELADRLADPRPMVADRAVAELARRPDRAPDALRAWLPTADDREVKQRAFWLLARCPGPTSAEALRSALDGDDAELVMVAARCLALVGDRGGEPRLRTLLSAPDPAVRLAAAEALAHCGGPSSLDALWDALAERPDPFLEHALIYAASKHADAAGLRSALERPEPDVQRAALLLLDQPPHACLDREALVARTGADDPRLRRTALEILERHSEWADHAAGLIRSWLRDDAPSPEQRQRLDALVQAFQGREEVAGLVARGVAGDEPGISGPGRRLLLEAMVRSLAAEVPPAWSRAIGRALDDPDPAIRNLAAATAAALAPDEHAPRLAALAEDAVIDDGLRLVLLRAVARSRPRPSPEAFGWLLDRLGDAGRPVDQLAAAEVLARSELAPGQLERVLSAARDEALISPSVLLPLLGRPADDRTAAAIVAFLAARVDGGWRPPEGEVEALVERLPAAARPDAERLLDRLHSAREQQAEELARYLPLIRGGDPERGRAVYFGEEAACSACHRIGTQGGAIGPDLTGIGASRSAHDLLESILFPGSTIAQGFENYLVETVDGQLHSGIIGRQTQDLVVLLDSTRQERRIARNRIERMQRQSTSIMPDGLGLVLSSDQLRDLLAFLQDQTEAAP; from the coding sequence ATGGCGATGCCGCGATACCTCGTCGCGGGGCTGCTCACCCCGCTGGCCCTATCGGCCGCGCCCCTGGCGGCCGACGACCTGTCCGATCGACTCCGAGTGCCCCCCGGCTTCTCGGTCGAGCGCGTGGCCGGCGAGCCGCTGATCCGCTTCCCCATGTTCGCTGCCTGGGACGACCGCGGGCGGCTGTACGTGGCCGAGTCGTCGGGCAACGACCTCTACGAGGAGCTGTCGGTCCAGGCCCGCAACTGCCGGGTCACCCGGCTGGAGGACCGCGACGGCGACGGCCGGTTCGACCACGCCGAGGTCTTCGCCGACGACCTCGTCTTCCCCATGGGCCTTGCCTGGCGCGACGGGGCGCTGTACGTCGCCGACCCGCCCGACCTCGTCGCCTTCGTCGACCGCGACGGCGACGGCCGAGCCGACGACCGCACCGCGATCCTCGGCGGCTTCGGCCACCGCGACAACGGCAGCCTCCACGGGCTGATCTTCGGCCCGGACGACCGGCTCTACATGACCATGGGCAACCCGGACGGCTATCGGTTGCATCGGGCCGACGGCACGGTCCTGGCCGGGACCAACGGTGCGCTGCTGCGGTGCAACCCCGACGGCTCGGGCCCCGAGGTCGTCTCCCGGGGGTTCACCAACCTGGTCGAGGTCGCCTTCCTGCCCGACGGCTCGATCATCGGCACAGACAACTGGTTCCAGGATCCCAGCGGCGGGCTCCGCGATGCCCTCGTGCATCTGGTCGAGGGGGCCCTCTACCCGCAGAATTCGTACACGGACGAGACGTTCCACGTCGTCACCGGCGAGCCGCTGCCCCCGGTGTCGCTGCTGCCCGTGACCGGCATCAGCGGTGTCGCCCGGCTCCGGGGCCCGATGTGGCCCGAGGCGATGCGCGGCGACCTGCTCTCGGCCCAGCACAACACGCGCAAGGTCGCCCGGCACGTCCTGGTCCGCCGCGGCTCGACCAAGTCGAGCCGCGATGCGAGCTTCCTCACCACCGACGACCCGGACTTCCACCCCTCGGACGTCCTGGAGGACGCCGACGGCAGCTTGCTGGTGATCGACACCGGCGCCTGGTACGTCCAGCACTGCCCCACCGGGAAGATCCGGCCCACCCGGGCGCCCGGCGGCATCTACCGGGTGCGCCACGAGACGCCCCGATCCGCGCCGTCCGACCCGTGGGGCCTCGCCCTCGACTGGGACGGGGCGACCGAGGCCGAGCTGGCCGATCGGCTGGCCGACCCGAGGCCGATGGTCGCCGACCGGGCGGTCGCCGAGCTGGCCCGTCGGCCCGACCGCGCGCCGGACGCCCTGCGTGCCTGGCTGCCGACGGCCGACGACCGGGAGGTGAAGCAGCGGGCCTTCTGGTTGCTCGCCCGGTGCCCCGGCCCGACCTCGGCGGAGGCCCTCCGCTCGGCCCTGGATGGGGACGATGCCGAGCTGGTCATGGTCGCCGCGCGCTGCCTGGCCCTGGTCGGCGACCGCGGCGGCGAGCCTCGTCTCCGAACGCTGCTCTCGGCCCCCGACCCCGCCGTTCGCCTGGCCGCCGCCGAGGCGCTGGCCCATTGCGGCGGCCCGTCGAGCCTGGACGCCCTCTGGGACGCCCTGGCCGAGCGGCCCGATCCCTTCCTGGAGCACGCGCTCATCTACGCCGCCTCGAAGCATGCCGACGCGGCCGGACTCCGATCGGCCCTGGAGCGGCCCGAGCCCGACGTGCAGCGGGCGGCCCTGCTGCTGCTGGACCAGCCCCCGCACGCGTGCCTCGATCGCGAGGCGCTGGTAGCGCGTACCGGGGCGGACGACCCCCGGCTGCGCCGGACTGCCCTGGAGATCCTGGAGCGCCACTCCGAGTGGGCCGACCACGCCGCCGGCCTGATCCGCTCCTGGCTCCGGGACGACGCCCCGTCCCCCGAGCAGCGGCAGCGTCTCGACGCGCTGGTCCAGGCCTTCCAGGGCCGCGAGGAGGTCGCCGGGCTGGTGGCCCGGGGCGTCGCCGGCGACGAGCCGGGGATCTCCGGCCCGGGTCGTCGGCTGCTGCTGGAGGCGATGGTCCGCTCGCTCGCGGCCGAGGTGCCCCCGGCCTGGAGCCGGGCCATCGGCCGCGCTCTGGACGACCCCGACCCGGCGATCCGCAACCTCGCCGCCGCGACCGCCGCGGCCCTAGCCCCCGACGAGCACGCCCCGAGGCTGGCCGCCCTGGCCGAAGACGCGGTGATCGACGATGGCCTGCGGCTGGTGCTGCTCCGCGCGGTGGCCCGGAGCCGGCCTCGGCCTTCCCCCGAGGCGTTCGGCTGGCTGCTCGACCGCCTGGGAGACGCCGGCCGGCCGGTCGACCAGCTCGCCGCGGCCGAGGTGCTCGCTCGCTCGGAACTGGCCCCCGGCCAGCTCGAACGGGTCCTGTCGGCCGCCCGCGACGAGGCGCTCATTTCCCCCTCGGTCCTGCTGCCGCTGCTCGGCCGCCCCGCCGACGACCGGACGGCCGCGGCGATCGTCGCCTTCCTCGCCGCCCGCGTCGACGGCGGCTGGCGCCCGCCGGAGGGCGAGGTTGAAGCCCTGGTCGAGCGTCTGCCCGCCGCTGCGCGCCCCGACGCCGAGCGGCTCCTCGACCGGCTGCACTCCGCCCGGGAGCAGCAGGCGGAGGAGCTGGCCCGCTACCTCCCCCTGATCCGGGGCGGCGACCCCGAACGCGGCCGCGCCGTCTATTTCGGCGAGGAGGCGGCCTGCTCGGCCTGCCACCGGATCGGCACCCAAGGCGGCGCGATCGGCCCGGATCTGACCGGCATCGGCGCCAGCCGCTCCGCGCACGACCTGCTCGAATCGATCCTCTTCCCCGGCTCCACGATCGCCCAGGGGTTCGAGAACTACCTGGTCGAGACGGTCGACGGCCAGCTCCACTCCGGCATCATCGGCCGGCAGACGCAAGACCTCGTGGTGCTCCTCGATTCGACCCGCCAGGAGCGCCGGATCGCCCGCAACCGGATCGAGCGGATGCAGCGGCAGTCGACCTCGATCATGCCCGACGGCCTCGGCCTCGTGCTGTCGAGCGACCAGTTGCGGGACCTGCTAGCGTTCCTGCAGGACCAGACGGAGGCGGCGCCCTGA
- a CDS encoding glycoside hydrolase family 38 C-terminal domain-containing protein, with the protein MKMIICIVLICSAPSPVANEPKTAYFADGYHGGVHGHYPPGFTGFLVEQLGANPDWKINLEIEPETWDVARVSEPEAYEAFKTIMEDQSDAGRIEIVNPTYAQSYLFQSSGESVIRQFDHGIRKTREHFPGVILTTYSSEEPCFTSCLPQVLRSFGYEFAVLKNPNTCWGGYTSSHGGELVNWVGPDGSSILTVPRYACESLQPGSCWQTIAFGNSPEYIQACFDQGIEHPAGMCLQDAGWRGGPWLGSAEKDHYAPSKYVTWRDYIRNVTSARTDHDWRFTQEDVKPGLMWGAQVLQRIAQQSREAECRLLVAEKLAAMALVDAGRPPGTNSFDEAWRNVLLSQHHDCWIVPYNGRLGNTWADQVRRWTNLSNAVSDLSLQRSLDALLGGRATRGRRFVRLFNPTAAALDAVAPVPIPETAGQSRIVSIDADCRCFSTQVVASDTPGRSTLLVRAAVPPLGYATVELVEDDEAAEGGVTTTFDEHAVVLESDRYRIELDPARGGTIRSLEAKSLGGREFVDMAHDRRFNELRGHFYEKGGFRSSADHPAEVRIVEDGPLRATAEVAGAIDGHPFVQRVSITQGSPVIDCSVRIEWRGNPGIGESRETNGWDNRRRPAYDDRYKLLILFPTKLAGQRVAKSAPFDVCESDLVDTFYNSWEDIKNNVILDWVDIGDEEGDHGLTLFGDHTTSYTHGPDFPLGLTLQYSGKGLWRRDYSVDGPTEVRYALMPHAGRWEEAGVSAISASWQEPVLGTLSRDGEPRVRSLIDPLESDWEVPAMYERDGALHVRLFNAIGGDTPGDLGIGFEAGRVELVELDGRVIEELEPLIDAAGRRTIRLRIPRLGIRTVRFGGLKPPGSG; encoded by the coding sequence ATGAAAATGATCATCTGCATTGTCCTCATCTGCTCGGCCCCGTCGCCCGTCGCCAACGAGCCGAAGACGGCCTATTTCGCGGACGGCTACCACGGCGGCGTCCACGGCCACTACCCACCGGGTTTCACGGGCTTCCTCGTCGAGCAATTGGGGGCAAATCCGGACTGGAAGATCAACTTGGAGATCGAGCCGGAGACTTGGGACGTCGCCCGCGTCTCCGAGCCCGAGGCCTACGAGGCGTTCAAGACGATCATGGAGGACCAGTCCGATGCGGGCCGCATCGAGATCGTGAACCCGACCTACGCACAGAGCTATCTCTTCCAGAGTTCCGGCGAGAGCGTGATCCGGCAATTCGACCACGGGATCCGGAAGACGCGCGAGCACTTCCCGGGAGTCATCCTCACGACCTATTCCTCCGAAGAGCCGTGCTTCACGAGTTGTCTGCCGCAGGTGTTGAGGTCATTCGGCTACGAGTTTGCCGTGCTCAAGAACCCCAACACATGCTGGGGAGGCTACACTTCGTCCCACGGGGGCGAGCTGGTGAACTGGGTCGGCCCCGACGGCTCCTCGATCCTCACCGTGCCGCGCTACGCATGCGAGTCGCTGCAGCCCGGCTCCTGCTGGCAGACGATCGCCTTCGGGAATTCGCCGGAGTACATCCAGGCGTGCTTCGATCAGGGAATCGAACACCCCGCGGGCATGTGCCTTCAGGATGCCGGATGGCGGGGAGGACCGTGGCTTGGATCGGCGGAGAAGGACCACTACGCGCCGTCGAAGTATGTCACGTGGCGCGACTACATCCGGAATGTCACGTCAGCGAGAACCGATCACGACTGGCGGTTCACCCAGGAGGACGTGAAGCCCGGGCTGATGTGGGGAGCGCAGGTCTTGCAGCGTATCGCCCAGCAGAGCCGCGAGGCCGAGTGCCGGCTGCTCGTGGCAGAGAAGCTCGCGGCGATGGCGCTCGTCGACGCCGGTCGCCCGCCCGGGACGAACTCCTTCGACGAGGCCTGGCGCAACGTCCTCCTGTCCCAGCACCACGACTGCTGGATCGTCCCCTACAATGGCCGATTGGGGAACACCTGGGCCGACCAAGTCCGCCGCTGGACGAACCTTTCGAATGCGGTGAGCGACCTCTCCCTGCAGCGATCCCTCGACGCACTGCTCGGCGGTCGAGCGACGCGAGGGCGACGCTTCGTGCGATTGTTCAATCCAACTGCCGCGGCGCTGGACGCCGTGGCACCGGTGCCGATTCCGGAAACGGCCGGGCAGTCGCGGATCGTCTCGATCGATGCCGATTGCCGCTGCTTCTCCACGCAGGTCGTTGCGTCCGACACGCCGGGGCGGAGCACTCTGCTGGTGCGCGCCGCCGTGCCGCCGCTGGGCTACGCGACCGTCGAGCTCGTCGAGGACGACGAGGCAGCCGAGGGGGGCGTGACGACCACGTTCGACGAGCACGCCGTCGTCCTGGAAAGTGATCGATACCGCATCGAGCTCGACCCCGCCCGGGGAGGCACGATCCGAAGCCTCGAGGCGAAGTCGCTGGGCGGCCGCGAATTCGTCGACATGGCGCATGATCGCCGCTTCAACGAGCTGCGCGGGCATTTCTACGAGAAGGGCGGCTTCCGGTCGAGCGCGGACCACCCGGCCGAGGTCCGCATCGTCGAGGACGGTCCGCTGCGAGCCACGGCGGAGGTCGCCGGCGCGATCGACGGGCATCCCTTCGTGCAGCGCGTCTCGATCACTCAGGGCTCGCCGGTGATCGATTGCTCCGTGCGGATCGAATGGCGCGGCAACCCGGGCATCGGCGAATCGCGGGAGACGAACGGCTGGGACAATCGTCGACGTCCGGCTTACGACGATCGCTACAAGCTGCTCATCCTCTTTCCGACCAAGCTCGCGGGTCAGCGGGTCGCGAAGAGCGCGCCATTCGACGTGTGCGAGAGCGATCTCGTCGACACCTTCTATAACTCCTGGGAGGACATCAAGAACAACGTGATCCTCGACTGGGTGGACATCGGCGATGAGGAGGGCGATCACGGTCTCACGCTCTTCGGCGACCACACCACGAGCTACACGCACGGCCCGGACTTCCCGCTCGGCCTCACCCTCCAGTACTCCGGCAAGGGCCTCTGGAGGCGCGACTACTCCGTCGACGGGCCGACCGAAGTGCGCTACGCGCTGATGCCGCACGCTGGCCGGTGGGAGGAAGCAGGCGTCTCAGCGATCTCGGCGAGCTGGCAGGAACCCGTCCTGGGCACCCTCTCCCGCGACGGCGAACCTCGCGTGCGATCCCTCATCGATCCCCTCGAGTCCGATTGGGAAGTGCCGGCGATGTACGAGAGGGACGGTGCGTTGCACGTGCGGCTCTTCAACGCCATCGGCGGCGACACCCCGGGCGATCTCGGCATCGGTTTCGAGGCTGGGAGAGTCGAGCTCGTCGAACTCGACGGCCGCGTCATCGAGGAACTTGAACCCCTGATCGATGCTGCGGGAAGGCGAACGATCCGACTGCGCATCCCCCGTCTCGGGATCCGCACGGTGCGATTCGGCGGCCTCAAGCCTCCCGGATCCGGATAA
- a CDS encoding ISAzo13 family transposase (programmed frameshift) → MRPSPEMIPVLIDAAKALKGSPKRVFMAKTVAAMGRGGQRWAQEHLGWCRETIRKGTHELRSGMTCVDAFSARRRKPAEEHLPRLLDDIRSIADGQSQADPKFQTKGLFTRISAAEVRRQLIATKGYTDEELPTQQTINTKLNLLGYRLSRVAKCRPQKGVPQTDAIFDQLKAVNPEADRARGTLRLSIDAKATVHVGPFSRRGRSRTGTKAADHDFKPVATLTPFGIFLPEHDDLWLYMARSKVTSDFIADRLEQWWEGVRLRFLRVKTLVINLDNGPENHSRRSQFLKRIVAFARKYRLVVQLAYYPPYHSKYNPIERCWGVLEMHWNGSLLDSVEAVLGFARSMTWKRKHPVVSLVETTYAKGVRLKPEEMEALEAEVIRLPSLEKWFVKIPRKRGRPRKT, encoded by the exons ATGCGGCCCAGCCCCGAGATGATCCCCGTCCTCATCGATGCCGCCAAGGCCCTCAAGGGCAGTCCGAAGCGAGTCTTCATGGCCAAGACCGTCGCAGCGATGGGGCGGGGTGGACAACGCTGGGCCCAGGAGCATCTCGGCTGGTGCCGGGAGACCATCCGCAAGGGCACGCACGAACTCCGCTCGGGCATGACCTGCGTGGACGCCTTCTCGGCCCGCCGTCGCAAGCCCGCCGAGGAGCACTTGCCCCGACTCCTCGATGACATCCGCAGCATCGCCGACGGGCAGAGCCAGGCCGACCCCAAGTTCCAGACCAAGGGGCTCTTCACCCGGATCAGTGCCGCCGAGGTCCGACGCCAGTTGATCGCCACGAAGGGCTACACCGACGAGGAGTTGCCCACCCAGCAGACCATCAACACCAAGCTGAACCTGCTGGGCTATCGCCTCTCCAGGGTGGCCAAGTGCCGCCCCCAAAAAG GAGTCCCGCAGACCGATGCCATCTTCGATCAACTGAAGGCGGTCAACCCCGAGGCGGATCGGGCCAGGGGCACCCTGCGGCTCTCGATCGACGCCAAGGCGACGGTGCATGTCGGCCCCTTCTCACGGCGGGGCCGGAGCCGGACCGGCACGAAGGCGGCGGATCACGACTTCAAGCCCGTGGCGACGCTGACCCCCTTCGGCATCTTCCTGCCCGAGCACGACGACCTGTGGCTGTACATGGCCCGGTCGAAGGTCACCAGCGACTTCATCGCCGATCGCCTGGAGCAATGGTGGGAGGGCGTCCGCCTGCGGTTCCTGCGGGTCAAGACGCTGGTGATCAACCTGGACAACGGCCCGGAGAACCACAGCCGGCGGAGCCAGTTCCTCAAGCGGATCGTGGCCTTCGCCCGCAAGTATCGCCTGGTGGTGCAGTTGGCGTACTACCCGCCGTACCACAGCAAGTACAACCCGATCGAGCGGTGCTGGGGCGTGCTGGAGATGCACTGGAACGGGTCGCTGCTGGACTCGGTGGAGGCGGTGTTGGGATTCGCCCGATCGATGACCTGGAAGCGGAAGCACCCGGTGGTCAGCCTGGTGGAGACGACCTACGCCAAGGGGGTCAGGCTGAAGCCCGAGGAGATGGAGGCGTTGGAGGCCGAGGTGATCCGCCTGCCGTCGCTTGAGAAGTGGTTCGTGAAGATCCCTCGTAAGCGAGGCAGGCCACGGAAGACGTAG
- a CDS encoding 3-keto-disaccharide hydrolase yields the protein MLGTPPGEARPTPANRDPLGVFRVVTEDGESAIRISGEALGGLTTAEAFCNYRLWLEFKWGDERFPPRADLPRDSGLMYHGVGAPDPATGWLESAQFGILEGGETGDFYGVPGAHGARVVADVRGEGIPAPERRYPSQSIRYRPDGRPFVGTTAGILNRGDRERPVGQWNALELICFGPRAIHVVNGEPSLAVTNLRRRLDGREVPLVAGRLQLQSEGAEMFFRRGQIRPIDATPPEFRDERPVGPPAPAPRTGR from the coding sequence ATCCTGGGCACGCCCCCCGGCGAGGCACGGCCGACGCCCGCGAACCGCGACCCCCTGGGCGTCTTCCGGGTCGTCACGGAGGACGGCGAGTCGGCCATTCGGATCTCCGGCGAGGCCCTCGGCGGCCTGACGACGGCGGAGGCGTTCTGCAACTACCGGCTCTGGCTCGAATTCAAGTGGGGCGACGAGCGCTTCCCACCGCGGGCGGACCTCCCTCGCGACAGCGGGCTGATGTACCACGGGGTCGGCGCGCCCGACCCGGCCACCGGCTGGCTCGAATCGGCGCAATTCGGCATCCTCGAAGGCGGTGAGACGGGCGACTTCTACGGCGTCCCCGGCGCCCACGGGGCCCGCGTCGTGGCCGACGTCCGCGGCGAGGGGATCCCTGCCCCGGAACGGCGCTACCCTTCCCAGTCGATCCGGTATCGGCCCGACGGCCGCCCGTTCGTCGGGACGACGGCCGGCATCCTCAACCGCGGCGACCGCGAGCGCCCCGTCGGGCAGTGGAATGCCCTGGAGCTGATCTGCTTCGGTCCGCGGGCGATCCACGTCGTCAACGGCGAGCCGAGCCTCGCCGTTACCAACCTCCGCCGCCGGCTCGACGGGCGCGAAGTGCCCCTGGTGGCGGGCCGGCTGCAATTGCAATCCGAGGGCGCGGAGATGTTCTTTCGCCGCGGACAAATCAGGCCGATCGACGCGACTCCGCCCGAGTTCCGCGACGAGCGACCGGTCGGCCCTCCCGCCCCTGCGCCTCGCACCGGCCGCTGA
- a CDS encoding HEAT repeat domain-containing protein, which yields MLSNRSGHPFDRFLANPLKDDKLCREKIAIVEALDRMAHPDTGVYLQAATHVQLEPAWGETEDSAPPLRAADLVALARAEGVRSLPVLVDAMADPARDVRIAAAGALGGVGNEAAGLVLRLKVRLGDRDPEVFSEYLGGLLAVDAGENLPLVANYPDPANPVACEAAARALGKSRLPEAFDPLADCWRRAHSVELKRHLLLAVAILRRPTALDFLAGIVASEPDPDATAALSALGVYKDDPRLREGIAGIVEDRDRPVIRAAFGREFRY from the coding sequence TTGCTATCGAATCGGAGCGGCCATCCCTTCGACCGCTTCCTGGCCAACCCGCTGAAGGACGACAAGCTCTGCCGGGAGAAGATCGCCATCGTCGAGGCGCTTGACCGGATGGCGCACCCGGACACCGGCGTGTACCTGCAGGCGGCCACCCACGTCCAGCTCGAGCCGGCCTGGGGCGAGACGGAGGACTCCGCGCCGCCGTTGCGGGCGGCGGACCTCGTCGCCCTGGCGCGGGCCGAGGGTGTCCGCTCCCTGCCGGTGCTGGTCGATGCCATGGCCGATCCCGCCAGGGACGTGCGGATCGCGGCGGCCGGGGCGCTGGGGGGCGTCGGGAACGAGGCCGCCGGCCTGGTGCTGCGGCTGAAAGTCCGCCTCGGCGACCGCGATCCCGAGGTGTTCTCCGAATACCTCGGCGGCCTTCTGGCGGTGGATGCTGGGGAGAACCTGCCACTGGTCGCCAATTACCCCGATCCGGCCAATCCCGTCGCCTGCGAGGCGGCGGCCAGGGCGCTGGGCAAGTCCCGGCTGCCCGAGGCGTTCGATCCGCTCGCGGATTGCTGGCGGCGGGCCCACTCGGTCGAACTGAAGCGGCATCTCCTCCTGGCCGTCGCCATCCTCCGACGCCCCACCGCGCTCGACTTCCTGGCCGGGATCGTCGCGTCCGAGCCGGATCCGGACGCGACCGCCGCCCTGTCGGCCCTTGGGGTCTACAAGGACGACCCTCGCCTGCGCGAGGGGATCGCGGGGATCGTCGAGGACCGGGATCGCCCGGTGATCCGGGCCGCGTTCGGGCGCGAGTTTCGTTACTGA
- a CDS encoding DUF1592 domain-containing protein — MVAASLIAAATTAIGQVAAARASDVRDESFFIERVYPVLQAVQCERCHSDNGVASGTLLEFPDPDADEARIEAFGLSMIDLVDPGDPLQSLLLTKPTRRIDHTGGRRIRPDSDEEALLLDWVTYLAGLTEDEVRQAREKIARAEPTGLETLTVRRLTHSQYNHTVRDLLGDLSQPANGFPKEDFINGFRNQVEGQGVSPLQAEAYGKAAERLALAAFRGGDHHGLIPRQPESPTDAEAAEEFVRRFGLRAFRRPLDGDEVGRYREMFLREAGRTQDFHRGASIVIETMLQSPYFLFRIEGGADGPNADYEVASRLSYLLWDTMPSDELFRAAAEGELSTPGRVEGVARRLLDDPRARSAMDEFLAQWLRFDRVLDATKDRRRFREYNAEVAAAMVEETRLLFNELAWNDRDFREIFTADYTFVSSELARLYDLTTPESEFAKVSYPPDSGRSGVLGHGSFLVATSNPAETSPTARGLFVRNHFLGQEVPPPPAGVDTNLPVVTEAAPMTNRERLAVHLNSESCASCHRLIDPIGLGFEQYNAIGAYQETLSLQFRGGRGDSDRGRGSSPIELEIDTSGYIQGIEDSSFSTPKELGLLLAESETCQRSIAKQFFRYAFGRQETANDQAVIDGLYAKFRASGFRFRELIVALVTSELFLQRGAD, encoded by the coding sequence ATGGTGGCCGCGTCCCTGATCGCCGCCGCGACCACGGCGATCGGGCAGGTTGCAGCCGCTCGGGCGTCGGACGTCCGCGATGAGTCGTTCTTCATCGAACGGGTCTACCCGGTCCTGCAGGCGGTGCAGTGCGAGCGGTGCCACAGCGACAACGGCGTGGCCTCGGGCACGCTCCTCGAATTCCCGGACCCGGATGCCGACGAGGCCCGGATCGAGGCGTTCGGGCTCTCGATGATCGACCTCGTCGACCCGGGTGACCCCCTGCAATCGCTCTTGCTAACGAAACCGACGAGGCGGATCGACCACACCGGCGGCCGTCGGATCAGGCCCGACAGCGATGAAGAGGCGCTGTTGCTGGACTGGGTCACCTACCTGGCCGGCCTCACCGAGGACGAGGTGCGCCAGGCCCGCGAGAAGATCGCCCGGGCCGAGCCGACGGGCCTGGAGACCCTGACGGTACGCCGGCTGACGCACAGCCAGTACAACCACACCGTCCGCGACCTCCTCGGCGACCTGTCCCAGCCCGCCAACGGCTTCCCGAAGGAAGATTTCATCAACGGCTTCCGAAACCAGGTCGAGGGGCAGGGTGTCTCGCCGTTGCAGGCCGAGGCCTACGGCAAGGCGGCCGAGCGCCTCGCCCTGGCCGCCTTCCGGGGCGGCGACCACCACGGCCTGATCCCCCGCCAGCCCGAGTCGCCGACCGATGCCGAGGCCGCCGAGGAATTCGTCCGGCGATTCGGACTTAGGGCCTTCCGGCGTCCCCTGGATGGGGACGAGGTGGGCCGCTATCGCGAGATGTTCCTGCGGGAGGCCGGCCGGACGCAGGACTTCCACCGCGGAGCTTCGATCGTCATCGAGACCATGCTGCAATCGCCCTACTTCCTGTTCCGCATCGAGGGGGGGGCGGACGGCCCGAATGCGGACTACGAGGTCGCCAGCCGGCTCTCGTACCTCCTCTGGGACACGATGCCGAGCGACGAGCTGTTCCGGGCCGCCGCCGAGGGCGAGCTGTCGACGCCCGGACGGGTCGAGGGCGTGGCGCGCCGCCTGCTCGACGACCCCCGCGCCCGGTCGGCGATGGACGAATTCCTGGCCCAGTGGCTCCGCTTCGACCGGGTCCTGGATGCGACCAAGGACCGCCGCCGGTTCCGCGAATACAACGCCGAGGTCGCCGCCGCGATGGTGGAGGAGACGCGGCTCCTGTTCAACGAGCTGGCCTGGAACGATCGGGATTTCAGGGAGATCTTCACCGCCGACTACACCTTCGTCAGCTCGGAGCTCGCCCGGCTCTACGACCTGACGACGCCCGAGTCGGAATTCGCGAAGGTCTCCTACCCGCCCGATTCCGGCCGTTCCGGGGTGCTCGGGCACGGCTCCTTCCTCGTCGCGACGAGCAACCCGGCGGAGACCTCTCCGACCGCCCGCGGCCTGTTCGTCCGCAATCACTTCCTCGGCCAGGAGGTCCCGCCCCCTCCCGCGGGCGTGGACACCAACCTGCCGGTCGTCACCGAGGCAGCTCCGATGACCAATCGCGAGCGGCTCGCGGTCCACCTCAACAGCGAGTCGTGCGCCTCGTGCCATCGCCTGATCGACCCGATCGGCCTCGGTTTCGAGCAGTACAACGCGATCGGCGCCTACCAGGAGACGTTGAGCCTCCAGTTTCGCGGCGGGCGGGGTGACTCGGACCGCGGGCGGGGCTCGTCGCCGATCGAGCTCGAGATCGACACCTCGGGGTACATCCAGGGCATCGAGGATTCGAGCTTCTCGACGCCGAAGGAGCTGGGCCTCCTCCTCGCCGAGAGCGAGACGTGCCAGCGATCGATCGCCAAGCAATTCTTCCGCTACGCCTTCGGTCGGCAGGAGACCGCCAACGACCAGGCGGTCATCGACGGCCTCTACGCGAAGTTCCGCGCCTCCGGATTCCGGTTCCGCGAATTGATCGTCGCCCTCGTCACATCGGAACTCTTCCTCCAGAGAGGAGCGGATTAG